ttGACCAGTACTACGACCTCCGCCATTccttcctcctcgatttgcGTAACCACAGCCTCTCTGGCTAGTGAAGGTACTCCCTGTCTGATCGTACCCTAATGCTGCCTGAtgtgcagtcctctgctgctgataagaaggctgtatcacagtagtcatcgaaccctggggcatctgcctcggacaatctctagcaaaatggccccgcTGCCCACAGTTAAAATACGCTCCGCTAGCAATGTAGCACGCGCCGTAGTGCCTTCTATTATAGTTCAaacataaaggaactccgcctcccatatcactcatagatctggcactaaatccggtgcctgaagtactgactctagttccataccgagctttcttatttctctgctgACGTGATGGGGGTCGATAGTAACTCCTAACATATGATTGGGTAGGTGCACTCTGTACGCTACGGAACACATCACTCCTCACaggcgcaacattggaaggatcgggaatcttcccaaaacggattagagaaacttccatttgcctagcgctgtcgatcagttgcactagggttcttccgatatcagacgtcagactcacaaattcagctcctagaccctctacacacctcgagttcactctgactgggtctgtagtcaggtccgGTGCAAACCTACTTACTCTGGTAAACTCtgtcacatactcttgcacagaccgattgcctctacttagggtcaaccactgacttcGATAACTttccgtcaccgcatatggcAAGAAATATTCTCTAAAGTGGTTTgcgaattcagcccaggtcatagtgtccatggttggctgaatatgctgctcaaaccaatctttcgcgggtcctttcattgacatttccaccataatgatggtctgtctctcattagcttgcagggtcgagcgttacgttctacttcttcgaggaaatcgagagcatcacctgagccgtcaaacttagttggcttaaggcgcatgtAAGCCAAGACGATGTCTCGGTCAGTGAAAGCAACGCTACGTATCTTCTGttgctgtagttgttcacgatgcatgttctgcacctcagcctgattggcttgcatagccgcaattcccgtaagaaactggttcagatcaaaacccacaatattaggttgctgggcttgcgcttgcactccaggtgcctgcgcctgggcctcttggccaccacctcctccctgaacagaagactcatcttgagcttctggatggacgtcatgcgccccttctataacgtttCATGCTGCAGCAGCAGCTCGCTCTGCTTCTTGtctttggtcagacatcctgaccaagacaaacagcgttacttagccacataatcacATATCatcgcaaacgcataccgtattaaacgcgcatctcatcagatgcgaacacacacgtataacagactcacatcctagagggaaagctgaaagtttgaaaatcaaatgaatacgtaacaaagacaagacctGAGTCCTATATGCTGCAGTAGAGtcctaaaaaaaatcttaatcaCATAGCACTTAACAAAagtaagcaatggtaactggaccatgctctgataccaacattgtcacgacccaatctcagggccgagaccggcgctagggaatgggagtggttgctccgaaacccgtagcaagcctaaaatcgtaaaataattttttcgcgaaacataaacgtcatgcatgacatacatagacacgtgtcatgcagaaacacatgccaggcacacatatcctctggcaatcacaaaTATCACAACGCAGCAGGCGTAAAACATATATActtaaaaacattaaagttatatttacagaaaactatatattacaggctgacttgcaaaacacttatctactgcagctctaagagtaaagtactgtttctttgcatactttcaaaaatacagacttctgaaagtaggatagaagtccgtttcttcaaagcgtctttaacctgaaagaaagtctgtgaggggtcagtatattgggatatactgagtgagttcatacatttactaataagtattcaaataaaacataaaacgatattcaatcgtatgcagccaagtacaagatccgattgaaaccttaatcctcaaacatactaattatcaatcaaacagcccaatcattaatatcaaattgtgagtccaactcactggtggcccagccactagatacggggactccagactacaccgtagccgagtgctcactcgtatcaaaatcatatacccaatcgtaaatttcataatcatcatcagctcccagctgagtcacatcaaaactggtgatcacgcagtcctattatcgcccaataggtagcacgttccatcggatcaatactggtttcaattcaagcatatgcaattcataaaaagaattcgtatcgcaatcatgcaaaacaaacataaagcaatataaaatatttgcttaaataaatactttaaaagcaaatcgtataaactcacagaaaacgcttatccaaaaatgcgtcggggcttagaaacgtcaagcttcccgagctcctggtccagctgcttcttgcctcgctggatctaaaacaatttcaaaacatttgactcacatcagaatcctattctaagattgactctagacgcgagacacgacaagacacaaaacataagccgtcgtgcttcaaacgtaatcttttccgataaacgaatcattcTTCTTACGTTTCTTAACACTTTCCAATTTgattctcaatagagaatataagttttcttaatgaaaccaattgatatccataaactatctcattccaattaactagtcataatttactcgtttgacgtccgaatctcgcattttcggagtccgaaAGTCGATATTGGGTTAGGGGATCATCAAAAAGCTTCAAAACaggcttggcacgtcgtgctagctttggcacgtcgtgccaaacATTGGCGCGTCGTGCAGACGAGGGCAGCAGGCCCAAATCGGCATAAAACCGCTCAAAAACTCATTCTGACATGCTCGAGACACTTCCAAACGTATCCGCTACTAAAACGACATCTAAATCCATCCAAAAACACaatagaaacgtttaaaacgaatcgaatacgtaatcgcgatacggtttcgccgtaacctaaTTTTCAAATCATTTTTCCAACAATTATACCCAAATAAATGGAGAAACgacttgcttaccgtgattgtACTTCGAAATATGATCGATTTgagttattaaacgtcgaaaacggacgagaaacggaaaccgcgcgacgaaccgtacgtgATCGTCGAAAGAGAAGGAAAGAAAGAGATGAAGCGATAGCAATGATCTGGATCCTTCTTTCCCTtcattctttatatatatatattggctaaatttcactttggtccttgaaacttttcaaaagttgcaatttagcccaaaacctatccgcgtccaaattttaaacagtctccgattgactcgagattTTTACCATAATACTACATATTATTTCGCGGaatttggcgaaataattatcgttacgggatttataatttattttatactaatttccaaagttaaatccttaaatctcgctaactaacttattaaaatttattcaaaattcccgatataattaaattaaattcttcttaatttaatttatcggaatctacgacacgtggcacgacataattttcttaaaatattttggggtattacataaatcAACCAAATTGTCTCAAGAAGCATATAGACATAAATATCTAGTCGACATAAACAGTCTAAAGgggattaatgatggaataCTACAAAGTCCTAAAGTCCCACATCGCCAAGGAAAGAAAGTCTATGGTAAGAAGCCTATAAAAGGGTAGCTCTATTATTTTCGGACTACTTTAAGTTGATTTATTACAAAGCATTCAATGTCACATCTACCCCACTATATTAAGAATCAGAGTGAATTCGGAGCCCAAACCCCAAACCCTCCAATTGTTTCTCTTCACATCCGCCTCTCGCAGGTAACCCAAGCCGTATCGGCATTCCAAGAAGATCTGCTTGACCATAAATTAATCCCAACCGTCTATCCAGATCTATCAATTACTAATAAATAGTTTAGATTACCTTCATATAAAACAATGAgtagtataaaattaaaagtttgtcaTTCAATATTGCAATTTGCATTGaagttcaaatttaaaatttgcatTCTATTACCATTTTACTATATTTTGCGCTAAAAATCACACAAAATATAGCGCATGGAATAGAGATGCTCTTagaggaaaagaagaagaagtgcCAACAATGAATTACTGATATAAAATTGAAGGCtaaatatattaattggacCCTCACGTTTGATtcgattttaaatttgaactaTAATGAACTTTTTGAAAGATGGAGGCACTTAACATTACAAAAAACGTTTACATCGGATCATAAGACCTAAAATGCCACTCGTCCAGATAGTGGCTGCCACCTCATCGCCAATgtgtcaaatttaattaaaaacttGTTCCACCTCAGTACAGAGTGACaaatttattacttttacaGATGCTGTTGTCGGTGTTATTATCACCGCAACAGTTGCGTTGAGGTGGACAATATTTTTgataacattttttattttaggttttttttctatttgaaatataaaattaataaattgtaaataattttttggtaatattttttatttttttagtaaaattagAATTTGCCACGTCAGTGTTGAGCTGGATaaagttttattgttttttagttaaatttgacACATGGGCAATGATATAGATAGCAGCTAACAGATAGCGTGACATTTTAGGTTTGTAGGATCCGATGTAAACATTTGTAATCTTAAGTAGCTCCATCTTAAAAGAAGTTCATTAAGGTCTAAATTAAAAACTGAAGCAAACATGAGTATTAATTATTGTTATAAAATAAAGGCTAATTTCATCTATAGACCCttatactatatcatttttgttcaagaaGCCTTTATACTGTTTTTTTATTCTTCCTTTCCctatacttatataatttttaattttcaggttcttttttagttttctCTAATCCttctacttataatttttttgttccttcAGTCACTTAAAAGACCTGAAAATCGGAATTTTGTCAAGTGCAAGGACCCAAACGTAAACAATTTTGGGGTAGGGGTCTCTCGAACAAAACTGGTAAAGTAGAGGGGTCTCCGTATAGGTTTTGCctaaaaataaaggaaaaaagAGTAGATAGGGGAGAGAGAAGGAAGTTGAGGGATGGCAAgtgtaaattaagccaaaatttatcATACATGGGAAGATAATGAGGCGCATATTCAACTACGAAACTGCTGTGTCACAGAACGTATTTCTGGTTTGTAGGCGATGTAATACAAATCAAATGAACTCCGTTACTATCATCAACCCACTTTCTTACTCTTCTTCTCACTCTTTTCCACGCTATCGTAACCACACCTGCAACTTCTTCAAATCCCCGCGCAACTCTTTCTCCACTAAACGACGCCGTTCTCGCAGCTCCCGGCGTCACAAAATCACCCCGACGGACACGCCATCCTATATCAAGCGCTCTTCATTACTGTCCAGTAACGATTCCGACACTGATGCTAATCTCAAATTAGTCCTTGACGTTAATTCAATTACGTACAGATTCAATCATTTTGTTTCTTTATCTAAAAATGCTTACTACGATTTACAAACCCTAATTTCGCTTGATGATGATAACCGGATTGTGGTTTCTTGTCGTAAATCGACTCTTCAGTTCACTGGAGCTGTGTTACTTGGTGGGTTTGTTTTAGTTTCTGTAATTAGGGTTTTCGTTaagttagggttagggtttaggagTTGGATTTTTAAGGTTAATAATAGGGGGGATAGCGTCGTGGTTCGTAGGGATAGGAGTCTTGGAGGGAAGGAAGTGGTTGTAGCAAGGAGAGATGTGGAGGTAGCTAAGAAACCTCAATATGGGACAAGTTTAGACAATCTCATTTCTTTGGGGTCTGGATTGGGGAGGGATGATTGGCGGAGTTATAGAGTCAAGCATGCTTCTAAGTTGCCCAAATGGTGGCCTGTATTGCTTACCACAGCAGGGGAGGATATGGCAGTGGTTGATAAGCAGGAGTACCAGAGGGATGCCAACCGATTAGTTCGAGGTTGGTGTTGTTCAATTCTTTTTCTTGCTATGTTAGCGTTTATGGTTCATAGTTTAGTAGACAACACGGTAACAGCAGGTGCTGCATGGCTTTATTTGAATTGTACCCTTGTATTTGATCACTTGGTAGCTATAGAATTGAGAACTTTAAGCATCAAAACCACAGCATCAGAACCACGATTATATATCTTTTACTGGTCATTTTAATTTCACGTGGTGATAGGTAAAACAAtgtagaaattttaaaatttgaaaccaatttcaaataaatccaaaaatggCATATCTATGTTTATATACCTTATGATCTTTGGTATTCATATGTCGAAATTTGGGGGCTGTTCCCCTTATGAGGTTGGTTTCGACTAGGATTCCTCTTTTCTACACAGAGAGATATTGGCCTAAAGACTTCAACTGTTAACATTGTTGCATCTATTTTGTACTATATTTACAATGATATTCTGTGTGTCTATCCATGAGCATTactatttttatctttttatgttCTTTTCATTCATTACTAGTAGCTTTGTAGTCACATTTATGTGGTTGGCTTATTTGTATTTGATTGCTTGGTTTTCTCTTTGCTGCAGGTAAATGATgcacatttttgaaattttaataaataccaTCTTCATCATTTTTTATACTAGTTGCAATGTATCAACTTGATTTCCAGAAATCACAGACTATAGAACAAGCGGAAAGGATGTTACAGAGCATGAAATAATTCAAGTCAGTGCTGTCTGaactttttattgttattttgatttattaattttgcaTAGTACAGGACTGACAGTTTCTTTGAATAATCTCTTTAATTAATGAAGTTATCCAAAAAGTAATGTAGATGTCGCATAAACTTCCCATTTGTCATTTGATTTGTTGGTTCCTTTGTATCAGTGGTAAATAGGTCATCCACTTAAGTGAAAGGATTGGGTCTTTTGGTTGTTCAATCATATACTTCCTAGAGCCTCTGGGGGGCTGTTTACTATATTTCTAaagatcaaattttaaatttaagataTAATTCCGCATAATAGATACAGAATGATTAAGGGGATATCCATGTTTTGGTTGAATGAATCTGCAATATTCTTTTTCTTCCATTAGTACATTTTATTTCTCTTGAATAAAACATACATGTGGAAGCTCCACTAGCATATGAGCATCTTATTTCCTACTGTCTTTGAGTCTGATACTCTTGAGTTTGAGAACTTCTCCTTTTTGTGCTCAAGTTTGCGCTGGTTGGATGTAATTcagttaataaattattttctgaaCTATGATAAATCTCTAgatttggtttatttttatattatatcagATATGTGTTTAAGACAATTCAGTCGCAGTAGCTAATTCTCAATATGctatggattttttttcttgctTCTATGGGTGAGCAGTTACGTCGAATCTGCAGGACATCTGGAGTTCAAGTTTCCTTTGACACTACCAATACACGGGACTCTTTCTACCGTGCATCAGTTGACTATGTTTTAGATATCTGCAGCAGGTCTGTGTTTAAGAAATgctcgatatattttattagttgCTGATTCTTGTATTTATGTGCTTATTCTTTCTTACTCTTGTTAATTGCTTTACAAGCATGTAGGGACCAAGGTTATTCTACCTCTGTTCAGATTGATGGTGAAGATCCTAAGGATTTCGTTGCTGGGCTTGCTGAAAACATTGGTCTTGAGAACACTCGTGCGGCAAGAATGGTATCTGCAGCTGTTGCTGCACGAACGCGATCGCGTTTTTTACAGGCATGGGTAATattcattttcttctttctgATTCTGGTTGATGatgtaattattaataattgatGATGTTTGTGCTGTGTTTGGACAAACAATGGTTTCACTGATACTGTTTTTTTATGCCATTAATAACTTTTCTGGACAAACTTTGGAATTATTAATCTTACTGTTACTGCTGTCACAAGGGCTTTCTCATCAACTTTGCACATCATGCTAGAAATACTTTTTTGAATATGGACGATAGATCATCTTGTACTTGGATACTCTTTTGGGTTATAGAATAGGAAATCTTTAGGTGAGGAATTCTTGTGTCAAGAACTGGTGTTAACTCTTCTCACCCTTGGGTCAAATAAGTCGCTGTAAAGTTTGACTGCTTTTTGTATGCCCCATCTAACTGCTAGCAGATGATGCCTCTCTGAATTTGGAATGGGTATCTGAAGTTGTATAGCCTGTTGACTAATTCGTTTTCAACAAAGGTTCATTTCACTccttcaacttggcacaaaaggTATAAAGTGTCCAACTTGGTGGTTTTAGACAAACAAACCCATAGTTTGGCAGAATTGTATCATTTTACTTTGTACTTTCAAAAAATGGATATTCTGAATGTATGTTTGTTGGGTCATTTTTAGAAAGTTCAGGGTAAAATGATTAATGACCCGATTTTGTCAAGCTGCGGGTTTATGTGTCAAAAGCCGCTACCTTGGACACTTTTAATCTTTTGTGGCAAGTTGGAGGGGTGAAACGAATCtttattaaattcatttttatttgttgcgATGGTATATAGAAGCTTACAACTGAGCGGTGCAGCCTTACATAGGAATAGTTTTGGATGTACTAAATTGGTGTGTCATCTGTAGTCAGTTCATATTCAACTCACCTAAGCCTTAATATAAAGTAAATTTGGTTGGCTAAACTAATTGTTCTAAAAGTTTATAAAGGGATAAATTAATCCAGTGCAGGCTTATTTGGGATTGATCTTGTAAGTATTAATGGTTCCCACTTATCATCAGATAATGACCTTAAAGCACATATTTAATTGTCTTAAATTCCCATACTAAACATTCATTATAAGTAGAGTTTTATGATGGCTAATagaatagattttttttttgaatctttCCTTAAGCATGTTTTGACTGCCTCGGATGCCTTCCCAAGAAAGGAAATAGATCTTTTGTcctttttgtaaaaaatatataattttaattgggCTGTTTTGTCATGTGGATATTCAAACTGCTCATTGGGTGCAGGCTTTGGAAGTGCAAGGTAAACATTATGAAGCAGCTCAAGAACTATCAAAAACATGCATCGTTCTCCAAACATTTCCTCCTGAAGAATCTTCTGTACGTTCTCCAGTCATCCAAAAGTGTTAATATTCAACTTCACTTATAAGTATCTTCTGTCTGCCAACTGCCACTGCTATTATTTTAGTTGCTTCGGTATCTCATAAATCTATACATGGTAGGCCGTACAACAGTCAATTGTCAGGCTTTAGTGTTTCAGTGATCTTTGAAATATTCTTCTGGTCTGGGTGTTCTATTATTTATCTGACTGTTGATAAAACACTCAGTTCATCTATCATGTCAGTTTTATTTTGGCCATCAATCATTGATGAAACAGACAAGTCAGCGATTGTATAATTTGCATTGAATGTGCTCTTACTGAACTCattgagaaattaaaataaaaatgaatgcCAAGTCACCTTTTTCAATGTTATTTTATTTCCATGTTTATTGCCACCAGGTTTGGCAGAaggtttttttcataatatatcCTT
This region of Mercurialis annua linkage group LG1-X, ddMerAnnu1.2, whole genome shotgun sequence genomic DNA includes:
- the LOC126660309 gene encoding uncharacterized protein LOC126660309 isoform X1; this encodes MRRIFNYETAVSQNVFLVCRRCNTNQMNSVTIINPLSYSSSHSFPRYRNHTCNFFKSPRNSFSTKRRRSRSSRRHKITPTDTPSYIKRSSLLSSNDSDTDANLKLVLDVNSITYRFNHFVSLSKNAYYDLQTLISLDDDNRIVVSCRKSTLQFTGAVLLGGFVLVSVIRVFVKLGLGFRSWIFKVNNRGDSVVVRRDRSLGGKEVVVARRDVEVAKKPQYGTSLDNLISLGSGLGRDDWRSYRVKHASKLPKWWPVLLTTAGEDMAVVDKQEYQRDANRLVREITDYRTSGKDVTEHEIIQLRRICRTSGVQVSFDTTNTRDSFYRASVDYVLDICSRDQGYSTSVQIDGEDPKDFVAGLAENIGLENTRAARMVSAAVAARTRSRFLQAWALEVQGKHYEAAQELSKTCIVLQTFPPEESSPEMEMVARGLGKNLKLEQRELLMNMFVSVCGEESHRSAADALGLMPSPRRVGDEQESKLAT
- the LOC126660309 gene encoding uncharacterized protein LOC126660309 isoform X2; this encodes MRRIFNYETAVSQNVFLVCRRCNTNQMNSVTIINPLSYSSSHSFPRYRNHTCNFFKSPRNSFSTKRRRSRSSRRHKITPTDTPSYIKRSSLLSSNDSDTDANLKLVLDVNSITYRFNHFVSLSKNAYYDLQTLISLDDDNRIVVSCRKSTLQFTGAVLLGGFVLVSVIRVFVKLGLGFRSWIFKVNNRGDSVVVRRDRSLGGKEVVVARRDVEVAKKPQYGTSLDNLISLGSGLGRDDWRSYRVKHASKLPKWWPVLLTTAGEDMAVVDKQEYQRDANRLVREITDYRTSGKDVTEHEIIQLRRICRTSGVQVSFDTTNTRDSFYRASVDYVLDICSRDQGYSTSVQIDGEDPKDFVAGLAENIGLENTRAARMVSAAVAARTRSRFLQALEVQGKHYEAAQELSKTCIVLQTFPPEESSPEMEMVARGLGKNLKLEQRELLMNMFVSVCGEESHRSAADALGLMPSPRRVGDEQESKLAT